One window of the Manihot esculenta cultivar AM560-2 chromosome 14, M.esculenta_v8, whole genome shotgun sequence genome contains the following:
- the LOC110630826 gene encoding pentatricopeptide repeat-containing protein At5g61400 has product MLKLFPSKHSLRSIEAKFSNHVLLTSLSSSSDLSTIILDSKTPKQALEFFTSILKQNPKNPTKDLRLYSAIIHVLTGARMYTTARCLTKDLIQTLLQSCKPHRVSSLVFSALNQLEGSKFTPNVFGVLIIAFSEMGLLDEALWVYRKTGVLPAVQACTALLNGLVKKVNFHSMWELYKDMISHGLVPSVVTYSVLVNAYCSKGDILKARSLVNEMVKKGIEPTVVIYTTLIRGLCNESNFVEAESMFRQMKESGVLPNLYTYNVLMDGYGKIANVKLALHMYQDMLNNGLLPNIVTFGILIDALCKVGELLAARGFFSQMAKLGVIPNVLVYNSLIDGHSKAGSQSKAMDLLLEMERLKILPDVFTYSILIKSVCSLGTVEEADNLLKIMEKKGVQPNSVIYNSLINGYCKKGNIEKALEVCSQMTKKALIDGHCKNGDMEEAIRLYKHMLKAGLSPNVFTVSCLINGLCKAGRTSDAIEFFLAKTRGNTTGNQVHEMDSIFCSPNFVIYSSLIQALCKEGQIFKASKFFSDMRCNGLRPDALVYAVMLQGHLNAKHMIDVMMLYADMIKMGVVPNQVSYWILSGVMERIGI; this is encoded by the exons ATGTTGAAGCTATTCCCATCAAAACACTCGCTAAGGTCCATTGAAGCCAAGTTTTCGAACCATGTACTTCTCACATCATTGTCTTCTTCCTCCGATCTCTCAACCATTATTCTCGACTCCAAAACCCCTAAACAAGCCCTTGAATTTTTCACTTCCATTTTAAAGCAAAACCCAAAAAACCCAACCAAGGATCTTCGCTTGTATTCTGCTATAATTCATGTTTTAACAGGTGCCAGAATGTACACCACTGCCAGGTGCTTGACAAAAGACCTAATCCAAACCCTCCTTCAATCCTGTAAACCTCACCGTGTTAGTTCTCTGGTTTTCAGTGCCCTTAATCAGCTGGAAGGCTCAAAATTCACTCCCAATGTGTTTGGCGTGTTGATAATTGCATTCTCTGAGATGGGTCTTCTTGACGAAGCCTTGTGGGTGTATCGCAAGACTGGGGTTTTACCTGCAGTGCAAGCTTGCACTGCTCTCCTAAATGGGTTGGTTAAGAAGGTTAACTTTCATTCCATGTGGGAATTATATAAGGACATGATTTCGCATGGGTTGGTGCCTAGTGTTGTCACTTATAGTGTATTAGTCAATGCTTATTGTAGCAAAGGTGATATTCTGAAAGCTAGGAGCTTGGTTAATGAGATGGTGAAGAAGGGGATTGAACCAACAGTTGTGATCTACACGACTCTTATTCGTGGTCTTTGCAATGAAAGTAATTTCGTGGAAGCAGAAAGTATGTTCAGACAAATGAAGGAATCTGGAGTTTTACCCAATTTGTATACTTACAATGTTCTGATGGATGGATACGGCAAAATAGCAAATGTGAAACTCGCCCTGCATATGTATCAAGACATGCTTAACAATGGATTGCTGCCAAATATTGTGACCTTTGGTATCTTAATAGATGCTCTTTGCAAAGTGGGCGAGTTATTGGCAGCAAGGGGCTTCTTTTCTCAGATGGCTAAGTTGGGTGTTATTCCAAATGTACTTGTGTATAATAGTTTGATTGATGGGCACTCTAAGGCAGGGAGCCAATCCAAAGCAATGGATTTACTTTTAGAGATGGAGAGGTTAAAAATTTTGCCTGATGTTTTCACCTACAGTATACTTATTAAAAGTGTTTGCAGTTTGGGTACAGTTGAAGAAGCAGATAATTTACTGAAAATAATGGAGAAAAAGGGGGTTCAACCTAATTCTGTGATCTACAATTCACTGATCAATGGATACTGCAAGAAAGGAAACATAGAGAAGGCTTTGGAGGTGTGTTCCCAAATGACAAAGAAAG CGTTGATTGATGGTCATTGTAAAAATGGTGATATGGAAGAGGCTATCCGACTGTATAAGCATATGCTGAAGGCTGGGCTTAGCCCTAATGTTTTCACTGTTAGTTGCTTGATTAACGGCCTTTGCAAAGCTGGAAGGACATCTGATGCTATTGAATTTTTCTTAGCCAAGACCAGAGGTAACACCACAGGCAATCAAGTACATGAAATGGACAGTATTTTTTGTTCACCAAATTTTGTGATATACTCATCCTTGATTCAGGCTTTGTGCAAGGAAGGGCAGATTTTTAAAGCTAGTAAGTTTTTCTCAGATATGAGATGCAATGGTTTAAGGCCAGATGCATTGGTTTATGCTGTCATGTTGCAGGGGCATTTAAATGCCAAACATATGATTGATGTGATGATGTTGTATGCTGATATGATAAAGATGGGTGTTGTGCCAAATCAAGTTAGTTATTGGATCTTATCAGGGGTTATGGAGAGAATAGGCATCTGA